The genomic segment CCGAGCTGCCGCTGATAAGCGCTACTCCGAGACAACGTAGCTCGTAGGGTGGATGCCGCTCTTGCATCCACCGATGGGCACCACGCCTCTCCCCACATACACAACAGATTCCGCGCTTTTGCGTGCAAACCAAAAGCCACCAGACATTTTCGACCGGCCATGACCGGTCCCCAATCAGGAGAAACCGCCATGCTGAGCTGGGACGAATTCGACGAAGAAGAAACCACCACCGCCACCGCGCAAGCCGCCCCTCAAGCCGCTGCCGCAAAGACTGAATCTCCGGCCAAGCTCGACCAGGACGCCGCTGGCTCCGTCGAAGAAGCCCGCGCCGTTGCCTCTGATGACTCCGCTGCCGTCGCCCGCGCCAAGAAGGCCTTGGACGACCTCGACATTCAGGAAGGCCTCGACGAACTGGAAGGCGAATCCGCCCGCGTTCACGTTGGCGACAAGCAAATGATCAACGCCCGCGCCGACCTCAACCAGCTCGTACCCTTCAAGTACGACTGGGCCTGGCAGAAGTATCTGGATGGTTGCGCCAACCACTGGATGCCGCAGGAAGTGAACATGAACGCCGACATCGCCCTGTGGAAGAGCCCGGACGGCCTCACCGAGGATGAGCGCCGCATCGTCATGCGCAACCTCGGCTTCTTCTCCACCGCCGACAGCCTGGTCGCCAACAACCTCGTGCTGGCCGTGTACCGCCTGATCACCAACCCCGAATGCCGCCAGTACATCCTGCGCCAGGCCTTCGAAGAGGCGATCCACACCCACGCCTACCAGTACTGCATCGAGTCACTGGGCATGGATGAAGGCGCGATCTTCAACATGTACCACGAGATCCCGAGCGTCGCGAAGAAAGCCTCCTGGGGCCTCAAGTACACCCGTTCGATCTCCAACCCCGAGTTCACCACCGGCACCGTCGAGACCGATAAAGAGTTCCTGCGCAATCTCATCGCCTATTACTGCGTACTGGAAGGCATCTTCTTCTACTGCGGCTTCACCCAGATCCTCTCCATGGGCCGCCGCA from the Stutzerimonas stutzeri genome contains:
- a CDS encoding ribonucleotide-diphosphate reductase subunit beta: MLSWDEFDEEETTTATAQAAPQAAAAKTESPAKLDQDAAGSVEEARAVASDDSAAVARAKKALDDLDIQEGLDELEGESARVHVGDKQMINARADLNQLVPFKYDWAWQKYLDGCANHWMPQEVNMNADIALWKSPDGLTEDERRIVMRNLGFFSTADSLVANNLVLAVYRLITNPECRQYILRQAFEEAIHTHAYQYCIESLGMDEGAIFNMYHEIPSVAKKASWGLKYTRSISNPEFTTGTVETDKEFLRNLIAYYCVLEGIFFYCGFTQILSMGRRNKMTGTAEQFQYILRDESMHLNFGIDVINQIKIENPHLWDAAMKDEATQMILQGTQLEIEYARDTMPRGVLGMNASMMEDYLKFIANRRLTQIGLKEEYPGTTNPFPWMSEIMDLKKEKNFFETRVIEYQTGGALSWD